From Proteiniborus sp. MB09-C3, the proteins below share one genomic window:
- the atpA gene encoding F0F1 ATP synthase subunit alpha — translation MNLRPEEISSIIKEQIKRYEKKLDVVDVGTVIQVGDAIARIHGLESCMAGELLEFPGEVYGMALNLEEDNVGCVLLGSDENIKEGDIVKRTGRIVEVPVGDNLIGRVVNALGQPIDGKGPISSDKFRPIESRAPGVIERKSVSVPLQTGIKAIDSMIPIGRGQRELIIGDRQTGKTAIAIDTIINQKGQDVICIYVAIGQKRSTVAQIVNTLESKGAMEYSIIVSATASELAPLQYIAPYAGVAMAEEFMYNGKDVLIIYDDLSKHAVAYRAMSLLLRRPPGREAYPGDVFYLHSRLLERAARLDEKYGGGSITALPIIETLAGDISAYIPTNVISITDGQIFLETELFFSGQRPAVNSGLSVSRVGGAAQIKAMKKVSGGLKLELAQYRELSAFAQFGSDLDKETEERLSHGERIMEILKQPQYSPMSVEKQVMVLYAVTNKYVSDIPLDRLKDFESEFLAFMEGSYPQVGKSIRDTKVLTEEVEAELVKGIEEFKKSFM, via the coding sequence ATGAATCTAAGACCTGAAGAAATTAGCTCAATTATAAAAGAGCAGATCAAAAGATATGAAAAAAAGCTTGATGTAGTAGACGTTGGTACTGTAATTCAAGTCGGAGATGCTATAGCAAGAATTCATGGCCTTGAAAGCTGTATGGCTGGTGAGCTTCTAGAGTTCCCAGGTGAAGTATATGGTATGGCTCTTAACCTTGAGGAGGATAACGTAGGTTGCGTTCTTTTAGGTTCTGATGAAAATATAAAAGAAGGTGACATCGTTAAGAGAACTGGAAGGATAGTTGAGGTTCCAGTAGGAGATAATCTAATAGGAAGAGTTGTAAATGCACTTGGCCAGCCAATAGATGGAAAAGGACCAATAAGCTCAGATAAGTTTAGACCTATTGAATCAAGAGCACCTGGAGTTATTGAGAGAAAATCAGTTTCTGTACCACTACAAACAGGTATAAAGGCTATTGACTCTATGATACCAATAGGTAGAGGACAAAGAGAGCTTATAATAGGAGATAGACAAACTGGTAAAACAGCTATTGCAATAGACACTATTATAAATCAAAAAGGACAAGATGTAATCTGTATATATGTAGCTATTGGACAAAAAAGATCTACAGTAGCTCAAATAGTTAATACACTAGAATCAAAGGGAGCTATGGAATATTCAATCATAGTATCAGCTACTGCAAGTGAACTAGCACCACTTCAATATATAGCACCTTATGCTGGTGTAGCTATGGCAGAAGAATTTATGTATAACGGAAAAGATGTATTGATTATATATGATGATTTATCGAAGCATGCGGTTGCATACCGTGCAATGTCATTACTTTTGAGGCGTCCACCAGGACGTGAGGCTTACCCTGGAGATGTATTCTACCTACACTCAAGACTCTTGGAAAGAGCTGCAAGACTTGATGAAAAATATGGTGGCGGTTCAATAACTGCACTACCAATAATAGAAACTCTCGCAGGAGATATATCAGCTTATATACCAACAAACGTTATATCTATCACAGATGGACAGATATTCCTAGAGACAGAGCTTTTCTTCTCAGGACAAAGACCTGCTGTTAACTCAGGACTTTCTGTATCACGTGTTGGTGGAGCTGCGCAGATAAAAGCTATGAAAAAAGTATCTGGAGGACTTAAGCTTGAGCTTGCTCAATATAGGGAGCTTTCAGCATTTGCTCAGTTTGGTTCAGATCTAGATAAAGAAACTGAAGAGAGATTATCTCATGGTGAAAGAATAATGGAAATTCTAAAACAGCCTCAATACAGTCCTATGTCTGTAGAAAAGCAAGTAATGGTGCTTTATGCTGTTACAAATAAATATGTTTCAGATATACCACTAGATAGATTAAAGGATTTTGAAAGCGAATTTTTAGCATTTATGGAAGGCAGTTATCCACAAGTTGGAAAGAGTATTCGTGATACAAAAGTACTAACAGAGGAAGTAGAAGCTGAACTAGTTAAAGGTATAGAAGAATTTAAAAAGAGCTTTATGTAA
- the atpD gene encoding F0F1 ATP synthase subunit beta produces the protein MAEKNIGKIIQIIGPVLDIRFGEDKLPRLLNAIKIQLGDREVIAEVSQHVGDDTVRCIAMSSTDGLIRGMDAVDTGNAITIPVGKATLGRLFNVLGETIDEGEPIKTGEQLPIHRSAPSFEEQETATEIFETGIKVIDLIAPYAKGGKIGLFGGAGVGKTVLIQELINNIAKEHGGLSVFSGVGERTREGNDLYYEMKESGVIDKTALVFGQMNEPPGARMRVALTGLTMAEYFRDVQGQDVLLFIDNIFRFTQAGSEVSALLGRMPSAVGYQPTLATEMGVLQERITSTKKGSITSVQAVYVPADDLTDPAPATTFAHLDATTVLSRAISELGIYPAVDPLDSSSRILDPLVVGEEHYNVARQVQEILQRYKELQDIIAILGMDELSDDDKITVARARRIQRFLSQPFSVAEQFTGMAGKYVPISETVRGFKEILEGKHDNLPESAFLFVGTIDEAVEKAKKMGY, from the coding sequence ATGGCCGAAAAAAACATAGGTAAAATAATTCAAATAATCGGACCTGTGTTGGATATAAGATTTGGTGAGGATAAATTGCCACGTCTTCTGAATGCAATCAAAATACAATTAGGGGACAGAGAGGTAATAGCAGAAGTCTCACAACACGTAGGCGACGATACAGTTAGATGTATTGCTATGTCTTCTACAGATGGTCTTATTAGAGGCATGGATGCTGTAGATACAGGAAATGCTATAACAATTCCTGTAGGAAAAGCAACATTGGGTAGATTATTTAATGTTCTTGGCGAAACTATCGATGAAGGTGAACCAATAAAGACTGGTGAACAACTTCCTATTCATAGATCAGCACCATCCTTTGAAGAGCAGGAAACAGCAACAGAGATTTTTGAAACAGGTATTAAGGTCATAGACCTTATAGCACCTTATGCAAAGGGTGGTAAAATAGGACTATTCGGTGGAGCTGGTGTTGGAAAGACAGTTCTTATTCAAGAACTTATTAACAATATAGCAAAAGAGCACGGTGGTCTTTCAGTATTCTCTGGAGTTGGAGAGAGAACCAGAGAAGGTAATGACCTTTATTATGAAATGAAGGAATCTGGAGTTATAGACAAGACTGCTCTAGTATTTGGTCAGATGAATGAGCCGCCAGGAGCAAGGATGAGAGTTGCTCTTACAGGACTTACAATGGCAGAATACTTTAGAGATGTGCAAGGACAGGACGTACTTCTATTTATAGATAACATATTTAGATTTACGCAAGCAGGTTCAGAGGTTTCAGCTTTACTTGGACGTATGCCAAGTGCCGTTGGATATCAACCTACATTAGCTACAGAGATGGGTGTGCTTCAGGAGAGAATTACATCAACTAAGAAGGGTTCTATTACATCGGTTCAGGCTGTTTATGTGCCTGCTGACGACTTAACAGACCCTGCACCGGCTACTACCTTTGCCCACTTGGATGCTACAACAGTTCTATCTCGTGCGATATCAGAGCTAGGTATATATCCAGCAGTTGATCCACTAGATTCATCATCTAGAATTCTAGATCCATTAGTTGTAGGGGAAGAGCACTACAATGTAGCGCGTCAAGTACAAGAGATTTTACAAAGATATAAAGAGCTTCAAGATATTATAGCCATACTTGGTATGGATGAATTATCTGATGACGATAAAATAACAGTTGCACGTGCTAGAAGAATTCAACGTTTCCTATCTCAACCTTTTAGCGTTGCAGAGCAGTTTACAGGTATGGCAGGTAAATATGTACCAATTAGTGAAACTGTAAGAGGATTTAAAGAAATACTTGAAGGCAAGCACGATAACTTACCAGAGTCTGCATTCTTATTTGTAGGAACAATAGATGAAGCTGTAGAAAAAGCTAAAAAAATGGGATATTAG
- a CDS encoding AtpZ/AtpI family protein, which yields MKSNKNSRVLENLVLVSQIGISMIVPTFGGILLGHFIDQKIGTGVIFLAIFTILGIMSSFLTLYKMTVGTTKRK from the coding sequence TTGAAATCAAATAAAAATTCAAGAGTACTCGAAAACTTAGTTCTTGTTTCGCAAATAGGTATATCTATGATAGTTCCTACTTTTGGAGGGATTTTATTAGGTCATTTTATTGATCAGAAAATAGGTACAGGCGTCATATTTCTAGCGATTTTTACTATATTAGGCATAATGTCCTCTTTTTTGACTCTATATAAGATGACTGTAGGAACTACTAAGAGGAAGTGA
- a CDS encoding CoA transferase subunit B, with translation MKVDKVRVREVIAKRVAQELRDGDVVNLGIGLPTLVANYVPEGMDVTFQSENGFVGLGPAPEKGKEDKDLVNAGGQHVTINGGGAFFDSAMSFSIIRGGHVDITVLGALQVDQNGNLANWMIPGKMVPGMGGAMDLVVGAKKVIVAMEHTAKGNPKILKECNLPLTAAGEVDMIITEMAVIQVSKDGLLLTEIGPEVTVGDVLRLTEATLKISDNLKVMDV, from the coding sequence ATTAAAGTGGATAAAGTGAGAGTAAGAGAAGTCATAGCTAAAAGAGTAGCTCAAGAGTTAAGAGATGGGGACGTTGTCAACCTAGGAATAGGCTTGCCTACACTAGTAGCAAACTATGTACCAGAAGGCATGGATGTAACATTTCAATCAGAAAATGGTTTTGTAGGGCTTGGACCAGCTCCAGAAAAAGGCAAAGAAGACAAGGATTTAGTAAATGCAGGTGGTCAACACGTTACTATCAATGGAGGAGGAGCATTTTTTGATAGTGCTATGTCCTTCAGCATAATTAGAGGTGGACATGTTGACATAACAGTATTAGGAGCTTTACAGGTTGATCAAAATGGAAATCTTGCAAACTGGATGATACCAGGGAAGATGGTTCCAGGTATGGGAGGTGCCATGGACCTTGTAGTTGGAGCTAAAAAGGTAATAGTAGCCATGGAACATACAGCTAAAGGCAATCCTAAGATACTAAAAGAATGTAATCTTCCATTAACAGCAGCAGGAGAAGTAGATATGATTATTACTGAAATGGCAGTAATACAAGTGTCTAAAGATGGATTGCTATTAACTGAGATTGGTCCTGAAGTGACTGTTGGAGATGTATTGAGATTAACAGAGGCAACCCTGAAAATTTCTGACAATCTCAAAGTTATGGATGTTTAA
- the atpE gene encoding ATP synthase F0 subunit C: protein MLQGISNEAFVLGCSAIGAGIALIAGLGPGIGQGFAAGKGAEAVGRQPEAKGDIMQTMLLGQAVAETTGIYSLVVAIILLFVRPLLAGL from the coding sequence ATGTTACAAGGAATTTCAAATGAGGCTTTTGTATTAGGATGTTCAGCAATAGGCGCAGGTATAGCACTAATTGCAGGTTTAGGACCTGGTATAGGTCAAGGATTTGCTGCTGGTAAGGGAGCAGAGGCAGTTGGTAGACAACCAGAAGCTAAGGGAGATATTATGCAGACCATGCTTCTAGGTCAAGCTGTTGCAGAGACAACTGGTATATACAGCTTAGTTGTAGCTATTATTTTGCTATTCGTTCGACCACTATTAGCAGGTCTATAG
- a CDS encoding F0F1 ATP synthase subunit epsilon yields the protein MAGFMLEIVTPDRKFFEEEVDMVIVRGVEGDLGILRGRAPLVTPLDIGRIKIKKDGKTRIAAIAGGYVEVTKEKTTIISDSAEWPEEIDVTRAKEAKQRAEERLKRRDNIDVARAEIALRKAVNRIRIAEEKE from the coding sequence ATGGCAGGGTTTATGCTAGAAATAGTAACTCCTGATAGGAAATTTTTCGAGGAAGAAGTAGACATGGTAATTGTAAGAGGTGTAGAAGGCGACTTAGGAATACTTAGAGGTCGTGCTCCGTTAGTAACACCGCTTGATATAGGAAGAATCAAAATCAAAAAAGATGGTAAAACAAGAATAGCTGCTATTGCTGGAGGCTACGTAGAAGTTACCAAAGAAAAGACAACTATTATTTCAGATTCAGCAGAATGGCCTGAAGAAATAGATGTAACTAGAGCAAAAGAAGCAAAGCAAAGAGCAGAAGAAAGACTAAAAAGAAGAGACAACATAGATGTAGCCAGAGCAGAGATTGCTCTTAGAAAAGCAGTAAATAGAATAAGAATAGCAGAAGAAAAAGAATAA
- a CDS encoding short-chain fatty acid transporter — protein MFKKFTNGCIALVQKYLPDAFLFAVILTIIVFVAGMATTGQGPVDMIKHWGDGFWSLLGFAMQMALVVVTGYVLADTKPVKKALDKLACIPKTPRSAIWFISFISLIAMFINWGFGLVIGPLFARRLSKKIKGVDYRLLIASAYASIANWHGGISGSIPLKMATGGLEAETAGVLTAAIPITETIFAPWNLIMQLAILIIIPLVNSAMHPEPDKVVALDTSLLEEEVAVAKDKSLMTPAERMENSPILSMIIGVGGLAFIVYWFATKGFNLDLNIVNFIFLFAGIILHGNPRNFLDSVEGSVKGAAGVLIQFPFYAGIMGMMVGANADGVSLAKIISDGFVSVATVKTFPLLSYLSAGIVNFFVPSGGGQWAVQAPIMMPAGAELGVNPAVTGMTIAWGDAWTNLIQPFWALPALGIAGLGARDIMGYCIIDLIVIGIITCLGFAFLV, from the coding sequence ATGTTCAAAAAATTTACTAATGGATGTATTGCTTTAGTCCAAAAATATTTACCTGATGCGTTTTTATTCGCAGTTATTTTAACTATTATCGTCTTTGTAGCTGGTATGGCTACAACAGGACAAGGACCAGTAGATATGATTAAGCATTGGGGTGATGGCTTTTGGAGCTTACTAGGATTTGCTATGCAAATGGCATTAGTAGTAGTAACAGGCTATGTATTAGCTGATACAAAGCCTGTAAAAAAAGCTCTAGATAAACTTGCTTGTATTCCCAAGACCCCACGTTCAGCAATTTGGTTTATTTCCTTTATTTCACTAATTGCTATGTTTATTAACTGGGGCTTTGGATTAGTTATTGGACCTCTATTTGCTAGAAGGCTTTCAAAAAAAATAAAAGGTGTTGACTATAGACTATTGATAGCATCTGCTTATGCAAGTATTGCAAACTGGCATGGCGGAATATCCGGTTCTATACCTTTGAAAATGGCTACTGGAGGACTAGAAGCTGAAACGGCAGGAGTATTAACTGCGGCTATACCAATAACAGAAACTATATTTGCACCATGGAATCTTATTATGCAGTTAGCTATATTAATTATCATACCACTAGTGAATTCAGCTATGCACCCAGAGCCAGACAAAGTAGTAGCATTAGATACGAGCTTATTGGAAGAAGAGGTTGCAGTTGCAAAAGATAAGTCATTAATGACTCCAGCTGAAAGAATGGAAAACAGTCCAATCCTTTCAATGATAATTGGTGTTGGCGGTTTAGCTTTTATTGTATACTGGTTTGCAACTAAAGGATTTAACTTAGATTTAAATATTGTTAACTTTATATTCTTATTTGCTGGTATTATCTTACATGGAAATCCAAGAAACTTCCTCGATTCTGTAGAAGGCTCTGTAAAAGGTGCTGCTGGTGTTTTAATACAGTTCCCATTTTATGCAGGTATAATGGGCATGATGGTAGGGGCTAATGCGGATGGAGTATCCTTAGCAAAAATAATATCAGACGGATTTGTTTCTGTAGCTACAGTAAAAACATTCCCACTTTTATCATATCTAAGTGCTGGAATAGTAAACTTCTTTGTTCCTTCAGGCGGAGGACAATGGGCAGTGCAAGCACCTATCATGATGCCTGCTGGTGCTGAACTAGGTGTAAATCCTGCAGTCACAGGTATGACTATAGCTTGGGGAGATGCTTGGACAAACTTAATTCAACCATTCTGGGCATTACCAGCTCTTGGTATTGCAGGACTTGGAGCGAGAGACATCATGGGCTACTGTATAATTGACTTAATAGTTATAGGTATAATTACTTGTTTAGGTTTCGCGTTCTTAGTATAG
- a CDS encoding ATP synthase subunit I — MKILEGNYQRNIIIRALLLALILSGVCLIVFPNPKEYIYGLAFGTSINVLNFKLMAITMEKAVHMPQSRIKKYVMGNYSVRYIIYGIMLSISAVADYINFFAAVVGILMVKIVILSAAFYDIILDALHKKTK, encoded by the coding sequence ATGAAAATATTGGAGGGAAACTATCAAAGAAATATAATAATTAGAGCACTGCTATTAGCATTAATATTATCGGGAGTATGTTTAATCGTATTTCCTAATCCTAAAGAATATATCTATGGCTTAGCATTTGGAACCTCCATAAATGTTTTGAACTTTAAGCTCATGGCTATCACCATGGAGAAAGCAGTACACATGCCTCAAAGCAGAATAAAAAAGTACGTTATGGGAAACTATTCTGTTAGATATATAATTTACGGAATTATGCTGTCCATCTCAGCAGTAGCCGACTACATCAATTTTTTTGCTGCTGTAGTTGGAATATTAATGGTTAAAATTGTTATACTTTCTGCTGCTTTTTACGATATAATATTAGATGCGCTTCATAAGAAAACTAAATAA
- a CDS encoding F0F1 ATP synthase subunit delta gives MAELIGKRYAEALYEVALELDKLEEFKEEIKAISQILKSEPKLKTIFEHPKLSKDEKKDIINSIFKERVSQEILNLCYIVIDKGRETHLTGISEEYTRLSNEKQGIVEARAITAVPMEDEEMKKLEKQLSKKLDKKVLLSNEIDSTVMGGVLVKIGDKIIDSSIKGRFEELYKDLNNVRVRIG, from the coding sequence ATGGCAGAATTAATAGGAAAAAGATATGCTGAAGCCCTATATGAGGTTGCCCTTGAACTGGATAAGCTAGAAGAGTTTAAAGAAGAAATAAAAGCTATATCACAGATACTTAAAAGTGAGCCAAAGCTAAAAACCATATTTGAGCACCCTAAGCTTTCAAAGGATGAAAAGAAGGATATTATTAACTCTATTTTCAAGGAGAGAGTTTCTCAAGAGATTCTTAATCTTTGCTATATAGTCATAGATAAGGGCAGAGAGACTCATCTAACTGGTATAAGTGAAGAGTATACAAGGCTTTCAAACGAAAAGCAAGGAATAGTAGAAGCAAGGGCTATTACTGCAGTTCCTATGGAAGATGAAGAAATGAAGAAGCTAGAAAAACAATTATCTAAGAAACTTGACAAAAAGGTTCTTCTTTCAAATGAAATCGATAGCACCGTAATGGGTGGAGTCCTCGTAAAAATAGGAGATAAGATTATAGACTCAAGTATCAAGGGTAGATTTGAAGAACTTTACAAGGACTTAAATAATGTAAGAGTAAGAATAGGATAG
- the atpB gene encoding F0F1 ATP synthase subunit A, giving the protein MGIKFMMNGKEIYIHDTVVNSWIIVILLSIFAIVVNRKLKKANIDEKPTGLLNVAEILVEGLESLVRSAMGPTRMNFMPYVGTLAMYLVCANLFGLLGFTPPTSDYNVTLALALITFVMMHFNGIKSNGILGYLKGFFEPMPFLFPINILGELATPISLSFRLFGNILSGTIIMALIYSGLNSLSMFITPFVAPVFHAYFDVFSGLIQTLIFTMLTMLNIANKMGDEPSEVIK; this is encoded by the coding sequence ATGGGGATTAAATTTATGATGAATGGCAAAGAGATTTATATTCATGATACAGTAGTTAACTCATGGATAATAGTCATTTTACTTTCAATATTTGCAATTGTGGTAAATAGAAAATTGAAAAAAGCGAATATTGATGAAAAGCCTACTGGCTTATTAAATGTTGCTGAGATTCTCGTAGAAGGATTGGAATCTTTAGTAAGGTCTGCAATGGGACCAACTAGGATGAATTTTATGCCTTATGTGGGAACATTAGCCATGTATTTAGTATGTGCCAATTTATTTGGTCTATTAGGCTTTACACCACCTACATCAGACTATAATGTAACTCTAGCATTAGCGTTAATAACATTTGTAATGATGCATTTTAATGGTATTAAATCAAATGGAATTTTAGGTTATTTAAAAGGTTTCTTTGAGCCCATGCCTTTTTTGTTTCCAATTAACATATTAGGTGAATTAGCTACACCTATATCATTATCATTCCGTCTTTTTGGAAACATTTTAAGTGGTACTATTATAATGGCCTTAATTTATTCAGGCCTAAATAGCTTGTCTATGTTCATTACACCATTTGTGGCACCAGTATTTCATGCATATTTTGATGTGTTCTCGGGTTTAATCCAGACACTTATATTCACTATGCTTACTATGTTAAACATAGCGAACAAGATGGGAGATGAACCATCTGAGGTTATAAAATAA
- the atpG gene encoding ATP synthase F1 subunit gamma, which yields MAQSMKDIKRRIRSVGGIKQITKAMELVSSAKLRKARERLEMSRPYYQTLVRSIQDILSSTTGIRHPLLVKREVKNRAFIVITGDRGLAGGYNGNVMRLAESQIDDKEHAVILAVGQKGRDYFKRRGYNVAGEFLNISEEPCFMDASSIGGLAVELYEDCKVDEVNIVYTGFKSVMSQEPKILKLLPAESIGEEGDKGSKTLIEYEPSPEEVLDYLIPKYIHSAIYGALIESSASEQGARRTAMESATDNAEEMIEDLELRYNRARQASITQEISEIVGGAEALK from the coding sequence ATGGCTCAATCGATGAAGGATATTAAAAGAAGAATTAGAAGTGTCGGTGGCATAAAGCAGATAACTAAGGCAATGGAGCTTGTTTCATCTGCTAAGCTTAGAAAGGCTAGAGAAAGGCTGGAAATGAGCAGACCTTATTATCAAACACTAGTCAGAAGCATCCAAGACATTCTTTCATCTACAACTGGGATAAGACATCCTCTGCTTGTAAAGCGTGAAGTGAAGAACCGTGCTTTTATTGTCATAACTGGAGATAGAGGTTTGGCAGGAGGATATAATGGCAATGTTATGAGACTGGCAGAAAGCCAAATAGATGACAAGGAACATGCTGTTATACTAGCTGTTGGACAAAAGGGCAGGGACTATTTTAAAAGAAGAGGATATAATGTAGCTGGCGAATTTTTAAACATATCTGAAGAACCATGCTTTATGGATGCCAGCAGTATAGGAGGCTTAGCTGTAGAGCTATATGAAGACTGCAAAGTAGATGAAGTAAATATTGTATATACTGGATTCAAAAGCGTTATGTCACAAGAGCCAAAGATATTAAAGCTTCTACCAGCGGAAAGCATAGGAGAAGAAGGAGACAAAGGCTCTAAGACTCTAATAGAATATGAACCATCTCCAGAAGAGGTACTTGATTATTTAATCCCTAAGTATATCCACAGTGCCATATACGGAGCACTAATTGAATCTTCTGCAAGTGAGCAAGGGGCTAGAAGAACCGCCATGGAGTCAGCAACAGATAATGCAGAAGAAATGATAGAAGATCTAGAGCTCAGATACAATAGAGCACGTCAAGCATCGATAACACAAGAAATATCGGAAATAGTAGGCGGAGCAGAAGCGCTTAAATAA
- a CDS encoding YwmB family TATA-box binding protein, with translation MKIIKGMLSIGLIVILAFINSAYAEKTNLNDEELFIKAFEETGADFSSLNLNFSGIVNELYKDEEQLRSMKKHIIKELGLIEQKADYSIENEGHMSSHSETFDSLQLVMYGKDKYDNQVTVILYSYFEREKNSRETSIVIDIIMDDDYAEIAEIRRKIDNLCKVYNIKTEITYCIIGTFEAELNKDNIIKKITKILSATNSKKVEGLLGDDIVSISAYSPNLDRTIYTGNKKMNLNIALSYNEYEGKTYITMGYPIITIGY, from the coding sequence ATGAAAATTATAAAAGGGATGCTGTCAATTGGACTTATAGTTATACTAGCATTTATTAATTCTGCATATGCAGAGAAAACAAATCTCAATGACGAAGAACTGTTTATAAAAGCCTTTGAAGAAACAGGAGCAGATTTTTCCAGCCTCAACCTTAATTTTAGCGGAATAGTCAACGAACTATATAAGGATGAGGAACAACTTAGAAGTATGAAGAAACATATTATAAAAGAATTAGGACTGATAGAACAAAAAGCAGATTACAGCATTGAAAATGAAGGACATATGAGTTCGCATAGCGAAACATTTGATAGCTTGCAGCTAGTTATGTATGGAAAGGATAAATATGATAATCAGGTAACAGTAATACTTTATTCATATTTTGAAAGAGAAAAAAATAGCAGAGAGACTAGCATAGTGATAGATATTATTATGGATGATGATTATGCAGAAATTGCAGAAATAAGAAGAAAAATTGATAATTTGTGTAAAGTATACAATATAAAAACAGAAATTACCTATTGCATTATTGGGACTTTTGAGGCAGAATTGAATAAGGATAATATAATTAAGAAAATAACAAAAATTCTTTCAGCAACAAACAGCAAAAAGGTAGAAGGCTTATTAGGGGACGATATTGTGAGTATTTCCGCTTATTCGCCAAATTTAGATAGAACTATATATACAGGAAATAAAAAGATGAATTTAAACATTGCATTGAGTTATAATGAGTATGAGGGGAAAACATACATAACTATGGGTTACCCAATAATTACAATAGGATACTAG
- a CDS encoding F0F1 ATP synthase subunit B: protein MDIQVNVLPDPVNFLLQISATLVLFLILRHFLFKPVSKFLADRKERIAQELGEAKSHREEAETLKKEYESRIDEAKQEARGIVDSAKKRGEELKAEIVVSAKTEAGNVLAKAKSDIEREKEKTMAELKSEVVEIAMMAAEKVVEKSLDEKAHKEMINKFIDEVGEAQWQN from the coding sequence ATGGATATTCAAGTAAATGTATTACCAGATCCCGTCAATTTTTTGCTGCAGATTTCAGCTACATTAGTATTATTTTTAATCTTGAGACATTTTTTATTTAAGCCAGTTTCAAAGTTTTTAGCTGATAGAAAAGAAAGAATAGCTCAAGAATTAGGGGAAGCAAAGTCTCATAGAGAAGAAGCAGAGACTCTAAAAAAAGAGTACGAATCTAGGATAGATGAAGCCAAGCAAGAGGCAAGAGGCATAGTAGATTCTGCAAAGAAGAGAGGCGAAGAGCTTAAAGCTGAAATTGTAGTATCAGCAAAGACAGAGGCTGGTAATGTACTAGCGAAAGCAAAAAGCGACATTGAAAGAGAAAAAGAAAAAACCATGGCTGAATTAAAGTCAGAGGTTGTTGAGATAGCCATGATGGCTGCAGAAAAGGTAGTTGAGAAAAGCTTAGATGAAAAGGCTCATAAGGAAATGATAAACAAGTTTATCGATGAGGTAGGGGAAGCGCAATGGCAGAATTAA